Proteins encoded by one window of Winogradskyella sp. PG-2:
- a CDS encoding CHAT domain-containing protein — protein MKTFYQKKGKVVSVWESDNASEKQFKNLSGQSPNLIHIATHGFFFENSEKSKTSIDDEVSNIYRSSKDPLLRSGLILSGANQAWGNNNFYSDNEDGILTAMEIANLDLSNTSIVVLSACETGLGDINGSEGVYGLQRAFKMAGVDTLIMSLWQVPDKETAIFMETLYKNWTKNNTIRAAFIETQRNLSRKYKDDPFKWAAFVLLE, from the coding sequence TTGAAAACATTTTATCAAAAAAAGGGTAAAGTAGTTTCTGTATGGGAGTCTGATAATGCATCAGAAAAACAATTCAAGAATTTAAGCGGTCAAAGCCCGAATCTTATTCATATTGCTACTCATGGTTTCTTTTTTGAGAATTCTGAAAAGTCAAAAACTAGTATTGATGATGAGGTTTCAAATATTTATAGGTCCTCAAAAGACCCATTATTAAGATCTGGTTTAATTCTCTCTGGAGCGAATCAGGCATGGGGAAACAATAATTTTTATAGTGATAATGAAGATGGTATTTTAACAGCTATGGAAATAGCCAATTTAGATTTATCAAATACCAGTATTGTTGTTCTAAGTGCTTGTGAAACTGGTTTAGGTGATATTAATGGGAGTGAAGGAGTATATGGTTTGCAACGTGCGTTTAAAATGGCTGGGGTAGATACACTTATTATGAGTTTGTGGCAGGTACCAGACAAAGAAACGGCCATTTTTATGGAAACACTTTATAAAAACTGGACTAAAAATAACACTATTAGAGCAGCATTTATAGAGACACAACGCAACTTGTCTAGAAAGTATAAAGATGACCCCTTTAAATGGGCCGCGTTTGTACTATTAGAGTAA
- a CDS encoding tetratricopeptide repeat protein, with amino-acid sequence MKDNYSKGMVLVKDSSYKEALPYLNTAYTIARDSINSKKKLRQALLEYYSANIALKKFALIDSLELTDMLLKSSDGLNKAKLLDYSSRLEQFADSLSKYRQYKDAIKLYEERKSVLSKNDLSNTGDYAKTLYGLGKIYKGTKQNNLKAKQHLEQALNLVHSIPMNTLKEEGILKSLLLVYINLGDTLNAQIVAEEALNIVEKKEGSTSESYTNSLNEFGVVFWRAGFLEKAAAYENRALQIFENLEDSNSSGYIYASYVLGLIERDNNNYLKAIDAFKKVQKTMISQNDNNTDSYAQLLGVIGLIYDRIGNYEKAIYYCNQALEVTEISKRTISLRLMDKGYCYQNMGQYNLANQFYNESIESMKISHGVDSEKYAKLLNNRGKLYFEENRFDEALEYFKNALEINEKPEGEEWHNDYSYMLNDYAKTLLELGDNEQAIRLMEKNLNYFINKGKPKNEEFYNRKYSLANAYNLTGDFKSALPLIKESTSNLGDILGTDHVDYGDFLKTLSNTYFGLGMKDEGISSLLESNSVFVNQINKIFQFSSEQEKAAFMKMITNTFNQMQSLSQSDTFKDSSLDIANLNNQLMLKGLLLNNSKDILTKLSKIENDSLTFKIELYKNDKKRLSKLLTQYRTTNEKEIDSLKSVVNQREAELVKYYSTNFEGGISLTRNWEDVRKQLKQDEVAIEFAHFGTYKNNKSTGETNYIAYLYTKDELQPAVIPLFREKELIALLDKGSPNSLYAVRGSKGKSMKSTKGLYNLIWLPIEAYLKNLSPKKKVYFALSGILNQIPMSALGTKDKPILSYQYDLYQMGSTHNLINEINKKDNGNILLIGGVNYDIKSNEAESRASKWNELPGTLKEVMSIENILSKKG; translated from the coding sequence TTGAAGGATAATTATTCTAAAGGAATGGTTCTGGTAAAAGATAGTTCCTACAAAGAAGCCTTACCATACTTAAATACAGCATATACTATCGCAAGAGATAGTATAAATTCTAAGAAAAAACTTCGGCAAGCATTACTAGAGTATTATAGTGCAAACATTGCTCTTAAGAAGTTTGCCCTTATTGATTCTTTAGAGTTAACAGATATGTTATTAAAAAGCTCGGATGGTCTTAATAAGGCTAAACTTTTAGACTATTCTTCTAGACTAGAGCAATTTGCGGATTCTTTGTCTAAGTATAGACAATACAAAGATGCTATAAAGCTCTATGAGGAGCGTAAATCTGTTTTAAGTAAAAATGATCTTTCCAATACAGGTGATTATGCTAAAACCCTGTATGGATTAGGCAAGATTTATAAAGGCACAAAGCAAAATAACTTAAAAGCAAAGCAACATCTTGAACAAGCTCTAAATCTAGTGCATTCAATTCCTATGAATACATTAAAAGAAGAAGGTATTTTAAAGAGTCTATTGCTCGTTTATATAAACCTAGGGGATACATTAAATGCGCAAATAGTCGCAGAAGAGGCTCTAAATATCGTAGAAAAAAAAGAAGGAAGTACAAGTGAATCTTACACAAATTCACTTAATGAATTTGGAGTCGTTTTTTGGAGAGCAGGATTTTTAGAAAAGGCAGCAGCATATGAAAATAGGGCATTGCAAATATTTGAAAATCTTGAAGATTCAAATAGTAGTGGTTATATATACGCTAGTTATGTTTTAGGACTAATAGAAAGAGATAATAATAACTATTTAAAGGCAATAGACGCTTTTAAGAAGGTGCAAAAAACTATGATTAGTCAAAATGACAACAATACTGATTCTTATGCCCAGTTACTTGGAGTGATTGGACTAATCTATGACCGTATTGGCAACTATGAAAAAGCGATTTATTATTGTAACCAAGCGTTAGAGGTTACTGAAATATCCAAGAGAACCATAAGTTTAAGGCTTATGGATAAAGGGTATTGTTATCAAAATATGGGACAATATAATTTAGCGAATCAATTCTATAATGAGTCAATTGAATCCATGAAAATCTCTCATGGAGTGGATAGCGAAAAGTATGCGAAGCTCTTAAATAATAGAGGTAAACTTTATTTTGAAGAAAATAGGTTTGATGAAGCTTTAGAGTATTTTAAAAATGCTTTAGAGATAAATGAAAAACCAGAAGGAGAAGAATGGCACAACGATTACAGCTATATGCTTAACGATTATGCCAAAACTTTGCTTGAATTAGGTGATAACGAGCAGGCGATTAGACTTATGGAAAAGAATTTGAATTACTTTATTAATAAGGGTAAGCCTAAAAATGAAGAATTCTATAATAGAAAATATAGCTTAGCAAATGCATATAATTTAACAGGGGATTTTAAAAGCGCTTTACCTTTAATTAAAGAATCTACTTCTAATCTTGGTGACATATTAGGGACAGACCATGTGGATTATGGTGATTTTCTAAAAACACTTAGTAACACTTACTTTGGCTTGGGTATGAAAGATGAAGGTATTTCATCATTATTAGAATCTAATAGTGTATTTGTAAATCAAATCAACAAGATTTTTCAGTTTAGCAGTGAGCAAGAAAAGGCGGCTTTTATGAAGATGATAACTAATACGTTCAATCAAATGCAATCTTTATCGCAAAGTGATACATTTAAAGATTCGAGCTTAGATATTGCAAATTTGAATAATCAATTAATGTTAAAAGGCTTGCTATTGAATAATTCTAAGGATATTTTAACAAAGCTTAGTAAGATTGAGAATGATAGTTTAACATTCAAAATTGAACTCTATAAAAATGATAAAAAAAGATTGTCAAAATTGTTAACACAGTATAGAACTACAAACGAAAAAGAAATTGATAGTTTAAAAAGTGTAGTTAATCAGAGGGAAGCCGAACTAGTAAAATATTATTCTACAAATTTTGAAGGAGGAATTTCTCTTACACGAAATTGGGAAGATGTAAGGAAGCAGTTAAAACAAGATGAAGTAGCCATTGAGTTTGCTCATTTTGGCACCTACAAAAACAACAAGTCAACTGGCGAAACGAACTATATCGCTTATTTATATACTAAAGATGAACTTCAACCAGCAGTTATTCCATTATTTAGAGAGAAAGAACTTATAGCATTATTAGATAAAGGCTCTCCAAATTCATTATATGCCGTTAGAGGATCCAAGGGAAAATCTATGAAATCAACAAAGGGTTTATACAATCTGATATGGCTTCCTATTGAGGCCTATTTAAAAAACCTAAGCCCAAAAAAGAAAGTGTATTTTGCGCTAAGTGGTATACTAAATCAAATACCAATGTCTGCTCTTGGGACTAAAGATAAACCAATACTTTCTTATCAATACGATTTGTATCAAATGGGTAGCACTCATAATTTAATTAACGAAATAAATAAAAAGGATAATGGTAATATTCTTCTTATAGGTGGTGTAAATTATGATATTAAGTCTAACGAAGCTGAGTCGAGGGCTTCAAAGTGGAATGAACTTCCTGGAACCTTAAAGGAAGTTATGTCTATTGAAAACATTTTATCAAAAAAAGGGTAA
- a CDS encoding acetolactate decarboxylase, with protein MTKYFLILLVLFLIVSFKTEKEESNKFKVEYNGALKNMMHKSDISTKVDLKTFENSKHFYALGAIENLKGEIQIFDGKPFNTMVIDSTLKFDNSFNKKATLLVYAQVEKWNSIHIPNDILSYKDLENYIAQTAKENQIKIDEPFLFLLEGICKSVDWHVINWNEGDMDHSHHKHISSGLNGRLKNKKVEILGFYSDSHHAIFTHHSTNMHLYVKTTDNKLAGHLDDLTLGNGMVLKLPNIKQ; from the coding sequence ATGACGAAGTACTTTTTAATTCTTTTAGTTTTATTCTTAATCGTATCATTTAAAACAGAAAAGGAAGAGTCAAATAAATTTAAAGTAGAGTATAATGGCGCATTAAAAAATATGATGCACAAAAGCGATATTTCTACTAAAGTTGATTTAAAAACGTTTGAAAACAGTAAACATTTCTATGCACTTGGTGCGATTGAAAATCTAAAAGGTGAAATTCAAATATTTGATGGTAAGCCTTTTAATACTATGGTTATTGATAGTACTTTGAAGTTCGATAATTCATTTAATAAAAAGGCAACACTACTTGTTTATGCGCAAGTTGAAAAATGGAACTCAATACATATTCCTAATGATATTTTATCATATAAAGACTTAGAGAATTACATAGCACAAACCGCTAAAGAAAATCAAATTAAAATTGATGAACCATTTCTATTTTTACTAGAAGGTATATGCAAATCAGTTGATTGGCACGTAATTAACTGGAATGAGGGAGATATGGATCACTCTCATCACAAACATATAAGTTCTGGACTAAATGGAAGATTAAAGAATAAGAAAGTTGAAATTTTGGGATTCTACTCTGATTCTCATCATGCAATTTTTACGCATCATTCCACTAATATGCACTTATATGTAAAAACAACGGACAATAAATTAGCAGGACATTTAGATGACCTAACTTTGGGTAATGGAATGGTTCTGAAATTGCCTAACATAAAACAGTAA
- the ytxJ gene encoding bacillithiol system redox-active protein YtxJ — protein MGIFNKMFGGSSEPKEEKVLPWIALNSIEQLHAIEDKSKTKTQLIFKHSTRCGISRMVMNQFVSSYNLDANADLYYLDLLSYREVSNETGYKFQVMHQSPQLLVLRNGVVVAHASHGGINEMDLDKFI, from the coding sequence ATGGGGATTTTTAATAAAATGTTTGGTGGTTCATCAGAACCTAAAGAAGAAAAAGTATTGCCTTGGATTGCTTTAAATAGTATAGAACAATTACATGCTATTGAAGATAAATCTAAAACTAAAACACAGCTTATTTTTAAGCATTCTACACGCTGTGGTATTAGCCGAATGGTAATGAACCAATTTGTATCGTCTTACAACCTAGATGCAAACGCAGATTTATATTATTTAGATTTATTAAGTTATAGAGAAGTTTCAAATGAAACCGGTTATAAATTCCAAGTAATGCACCAATCTCCGCAATTACTGGTATTGCGGAATGGAGTAGTGGTGGCGCACGCCTCTCATGGTGGTATTAATGAGATGGATTTAGATAAGTTTATTTAA
- the clpB gene encoding ATP-dependent chaperone ClpB has product MNFNNYTIKSQEALQQAQQLAQGFGHQHIENDHIFKALFEVDENVLPFLLKKMNVNVSIFQQILDKELESFPKVSGGDIMISRNASKALNEASIIAKKMNDDFVSIEHLVLAIFKSKSKIAQILKDQGVTEKVLSASIDELRKGDRVTSQSQEETYNALSKYAKNLNQLASDGKLDPVIGRDEEIRRILQILSRRTKNNPILVGEPGTGKTAIAEGLAHRIIDGDIPENLKDKQIFALDMGSLIAGAKFKGEFEERLKAVIKEVTTSDGDIVLFIDEIHTLVGAGGGQGAMDAANILKPALARGELRAIGATTLDEYQKYFEQDKALERRFQKVIVNEPDTESAISILRGIKEKYETHHKVRIKDEAIIGAVELSERYITNRFLPDKAIDLMDEAASKLRMEINSKPEELDVLDRKIMQLEIEHEAIKREKDETKLKSLKVDLANLKEERNEINAKWKSEKEVVENVQTIKQDIENYKLEAERAEREGDYGKVAEIRYGKIKEATESLEAFQKQLTEQQETALIKEEVTYEDIADVVAKWTGIPVTKMIQSEREKLLKLEDELHKRVVGQEEAIEAVSDAVRRSRAGLQNPQKPIGTFLFLGTTGVGKTELAKALAEYLFDDENAMTRIDMSEYQERHAVSRLVGAPPGYVGYDEGGQLTEAVRRKPYSVVLLDEIEKAHPDTFNILLQVLDEGRLTDNKGRIADFKNTIIIMTSNMGSHIIQERFEATKDIASAIESAKVDVLGLLKQSVRPEFLNRIDDTILLTPLSKENIVDIVGLQLNSVTKMIAKQGITFDATPEAISYLAEKGYNPEYGARPVKRVIQKEVLNQLSKEILAGSVTTDSVILLDEFDDKLVFRNQGDLVVEEF; this is encoded by the coding sequence ATGAATTTTAATAATTATACCATTAAATCACAAGAAGCCTTACAGCAAGCACAGCAGCTTGCGCAAGGTTTTGGTCATCAGCATATAGAAAATGACCATATTTTTAAAGCCCTTTTTGAGGTTGATGAAAACGTTTTACCATTCCTGCTAAAGAAGATGAATGTTAATGTATCAATATTTCAACAAATATTAGATAAGGAACTAGAAAGTTTTCCAAAAGTTTCTGGTGGAGATATTATGATTTCTCGCAATGCTAGTAAAGCTTTAAACGAGGCTTCTATCATTGCCAAAAAGATGAATGACGACTTTGTATCTATAGAGCATTTGGTATTAGCCATTTTTAAATCTAAAAGCAAGATTGCACAGATTCTAAAAGATCAAGGTGTTACAGAAAAGGTACTAAGCGCGAGTATAGATGAGTTACGCAAAGGAGATCGTGTCACCTCACAAAGTCAAGAGGAAACCTATAACGCACTTAGTAAGTATGCTAAAAACTTAAATCAGTTAGCTAGCGATGGCAAATTAGATCCTGTTATTGGAAGAGATGAAGAGATTCGTAGAATACTTCAAATTTTATCACGTCGTACTAAAAACAATCCAATTTTAGTTGGTGAACCAGGAACTGGTAAAACGGCTATTGCAGAGGGTTTAGCACACAGAATTATAGATGGTGATATTCCAGAAAATCTAAAAGACAAACAAATATTTGCTTTAGATATGGGTTCACTTATTGCTGGTGCAAAATTTAAAGGCGAGTTTGAAGAGCGCTTAAAAGCCGTTATAAAGGAAGTAACAACTAGTGATGGAGATATAGTTCTCTTTATTGATGAGATTCACACTTTAGTTGGTGCAGGTGGTGGACAAGGTGCCATGGATGCTGCTAATATTTTAAAGCCAGCTTTAGCACGTGGTGAATTAAGAGCCATTGGTGCAACTACATTAGATGAATATCAAAAATATTTTGAGCAAGATAAAGCCTTAGAACGGCGTTTTCAGAAAGTTATAGTGAACGAACCAGATACTGAGAGCGCTATTTCTATTCTTAGAGGTATTAAGGAGAAATACGAAACGCATCACAAGGTTAGAATTAAAGACGAAGCCATTATTGGTGCTGTAGAATTATCTGAGCGCTACATTACAAACCGATTCCTACCAGATAAAGCTATTGACTTAATGGATGAGGCTGCGTCTAAATTACGTATGGAAATTAACTCTAAGCCAGAAGAATTAGATGTTCTCGATCGTAAAATAATGCAATTAGAAATTGAACATGAAGCCATTAAGCGCGAAAAAGATGAAACCAAATTAAAAAGTTTAAAAGTTGATTTAGCAAATCTTAAAGAAGAACGCAATGAGATTAATGCCAAATGGAAATCTGAAAAAGAGGTTGTAGAAAACGTACAAACTATTAAACAAGATATTGAAAACTATAAACTAGAAGCGGAACGTGCAGAGCGTGAAGGCGATTATGGTAAAGTAGCAGAAATACGATACGGTAAAATTAAAGAGGCCACAGAATCATTGGAAGCCTTTCAAAAACAATTAACAGAACAACAAGAAACGGCCTTAATTAAAGAGGAAGTGACTTACGAGGATATTGCAGATGTTGTTGCCAAATGGACCGGAATTCCAGTAACCAAAATGATTCAAAGCGAACGTGAAAAGCTTCTTAAATTAGAAGATGAGTTGCATAAACGTGTTGTAGGGCAAGAAGAAGCCATAGAAGCTGTTAGTGATGCTGTAAGACGCTCTAGAGCAGGCTTACAAAATCCGCAAAAGCCAATAGGAACCTTTTTGTTCTTGGGTACAACTGGTGTTGGTAAAACAGAATTAGCTAAGGCCTTAGCCGAATATCTGTTTGATGATGAAAATGCGATGACACGTATTGATATGAGTGAATATCAAGAACGACATGCTGTAAGCCGATTAGTTGGAGCACCTCCTGGTTACGTGGGCTATGATGAAGGTGGTCAATTAACAGAAGCTGTAAGACGTAAACCATATTCAGTGGTGTTATTAGATGAAATTGAAAAAGCGCATCCAGATACTTTCAATATTTTATTACAAGTGTTAGATGAAGGGCGATTAACAGATAACAAAGGTCGTATTGCTGACTTTAAGAACACTATTATCATTATGACCTCAAATATGGGAAGTCATATTATACAAGAACGTTTTGAAGCTACAAAAGATATTGCTTCAGCCATTGAATCGGCTAAAGTGGATGTTTTAGGCTTATTGAAACAAAGTGTAAGACCAGAGTTCTTAAATCGAATTGATGATACCATACTCCTTACACCTTTATCTAAAGAAAACATTGTAGATATTGTTGGCTTACAACTAAATAGTGTTACTAAGATGATTGCTAAGCAAGGAATTACTTTTGACGCGACACCAGAAGCCATTAGTTATTTGGCAGAGAAAGGTTATAATCCAGAATACGGAGCTAGACCTGTAAAACGTGTTATACAAAAAGAGGTATTAAATCAATTAAGTAAAGAGATTCTAGCAGGATCTGTAACTACTGATAGCGTTATTCTTTTAGATGAGTTTGATGATAAACTCGTTTTTAGAAATCAGGGAGATTTAGTTGTTGAAGAATTCTAA
- a CDS encoding TraB/GumN family protein — MKHKLSLLLLALFSIIGLQAQKLENSTLWKIEGNGLDKASYLFGTIHLTCDATIENDVKKALDDTSQVVLEIDMDDPELQTKMIKGMYMKDGKTLKDFVSEEDYQAIDSLFIKNIGVSVKTSENVKPFFLAASLYPHILDCPLQSFEVELIKIAQIQGEDVHGLETIEDQIQVFEDIPYQDQIDDLLEMAKDNLASDKKDFAKMLSVYNDENITDLLDMMDDDENSSVAKHQDKLLVTRNKNWISKIKTYANEQATFFGVGAGHLAGENGVINLLRAEGYTVTAVRSE; from the coding sequence ATGAAACATAAATTATCCCTTTTATTATTAGCGTTATTCTCAATTATTGGATTGCAGGCACAAAAATTAGAAAATTCTACACTTTGGAAAATCGAAGGCAATGGCCTAGATAAAGCATCTTATTTATTCGGAACCATACATCTTACATGCGACGCAACCATAGAAAATGATGTTAAAAAAGCATTAGATGACACCTCACAAGTTGTTTTAGAAATAGATATGGATGATCCTGAGTTACAAACTAAGATGATTAAGGGTATGTATATGAAAGATGGTAAAACGCTTAAAGATTTTGTTTCTGAAGAGGATTACCAAGCTATTGACTCTTTATTTATAAAAAATATTGGTGTTTCGGTGAAAACATCTGAAAACGTAAAACCTTTCTTCTTAGCAGCATCATTATATCCTCATATCTTAGATTGTCCACTGCAATCTTTTGAAGTTGAATTAATAAAAATTGCTCAAATACAAGGTGAAGATGTTCATGGTCTAGAAACAATAGAAGATCAGATACAAGTTTTTGAAGACATTCCGTACCAAGATCAAATCGACGATTTATTAGAAATGGCAAAGGATAATTTGGCTTCAGACAAAAAAGATTTTGCTAAAATGTTGTCTGTTTATAATGACGAAAACATTACAGACTTATTAGATATGATGGATGATGACGAAAACTCTTCAGTAGCTAAACATCAAGATAAATTATTAGTTACAAGAAATAAAAATTGGATTTCGAAAATTAAAACCTATGCTAATGAACAAGCTACCTTCTTTGGTGTTGGTGCTGGTCATTTAGCAGGTGAAAATGGTGTAATTAATTTATTACGAGCAGAAGGTTATACTGTGACTGCTGTTCGCTCAGAATAG
- a CDS encoding TetR/AcrR family transcriptional regulator, whose amino-acid sequence MLTKSEHTTQYILETVAPIFNKNGYAATSLSDLTSATGLTKGAIYGNFKNKEDLAIAAFKYTVKKLMSLISEYISKSDYPIEKLYLISDFYRDYYKLSKTYGGCPVLNIGVDANNQNSELLDNVRVVIERIQDKVATIIEDGIEIGEISSEINAMQYAKRLDSMIQGAIFMTYTMDDEFYMKDSMNQIDDMITNELRA is encoded by the coding sequence ATGCTTACTAAATCAGAACATACTACTCAATATATATTAGAAACTGTGGCGCCAATATTTAATAAAAATGGTTATGCAGCAACGAGTTTAAGTGATTTAACTTCTGCAACGGGTTTAACCAAAGGCGCTATTTACGGTAACTTTAAAAATAAAGAAGACTTGGCTATAGCAGCATTTAAGTATACAGTAAAAAAACTAATGTCATTAATTTCTGAATATATTTCTAAAAGCGACTATCCTATTGAAAAGCTGTACTTAATCTCTGATTTTTATCGCGACTATTATAAGTTGAGTAAAACTTATGGTGGTTGCCCAGTTTTAAATATTGGTGTAGATGCTAATAATCAAAACTCTGAATTATTAGATAATGTAAGAGTTGTTATAGAACGTATCCAAGATAAAGTCGCTACTATAATAGAGGATGGTATTGAAATTGGTGAAATTTCATCAGAAATAAATGCTATGCAGTATGCGAAACGATTAGACTCCATGATCCAAGGCGCTATTTTTATGACTTATACTATGGATGACGAATTTTATATGAAAGATAGCATGAATCAAATTGATGATATGATTACAAATGAACTAAGAGCATAA
- a CDS encoding thioesterase family protein yields the protein MARKTGRNWVSSSNQIVYLKPALLMETVTIQSQLIYFDKSNLKAEMRMYNHDKSELKSFIWCSFVHYDLLNLKRANHADDMMQLFNDILNPINAITFEERLKQFKPQKEVK from the coding sequence ATGGCAAGAAAGACAGGGAGAAATTGGGTGTCTAGTAGTAATCAGATTGTATATTTAAAACCTGCTTTATTAATGGAAACTGTAACCATACAATCTCAGCTTATCTATTTTGACAAAAGCAATTTAAAAGCAGAAATGCGAATGTACAATCATGATAAGAGTGAATTAAAATCATTCATTTGGTGCAGTTTTGTTCACTATGATTTATTGAATCTAAAACGTGCTAACCATGCAGATGACATGATGCAATTGTTTAATGATATTTTAAATCCAATAAACGCAATAACTTTTGAAGAGCGATTAAAACAATTTAAACCTCAAAAAGAGGTAAAATAA
- the deoC gene encoding deoxyribose-phosphate aldolase — MELNRYIDHTLLSASATEADILNLCEEALKYNFYSVCVNSSYVPIAKQILGRSVIKICTVVGFPLGAMSTESKIFEAKKAIEQGATEIDMVMNIGRLKSKNYVAVLKDISNVKRAIGLVPLKVILEISELSKNEIVKACEICIDARADYIKTSTGFSKSGATLTAVKIMKKSVKNQLKIKASGGIRDVETARKYIEVGVDRIGASLGVLMMNEPEQVISTDPTI, encoded by the coding sequence ATGGAATTAAATAGATACATCGACCATACCCTACTAAGTGCATCCGCTACTGAAGCAGATATACTAAATCTTTGTGAAGAGGCCTTAAAATACAATTTCTATTCAGTTTGTGTTAATAGTAGCTATGTACCAATTGCTAAACAAATCCTTGGTAGGTCTGTCATTAAGATATGTACAGTCGTTGGCTTTCCTTTAGGTGCCATGTCAACAGAGTCTAAAATTTTTGAAGCAAAAAAGGCTATTGAACAAGGTGCTACAGAGATAGATATGGTAATGAATATTGGCAGATTAAAAAGCAAAAATTATGTCGCTGTATTAAAAGATATAAGCAATGTAAAACGTGCTATTGGTTTAGTGCCTTTGAAAGTCATTTTAGAGATTAGTGAGCTTTCAAAAAACGAAATCGTAAAAGCCTGTGAAATTTGCATAGATGCAAGAGCTGATTATATAAAAACATCAACAGGCTTTTCTAAGAGTGGTGCGACTCTAACTGCTGTTAAAATCATGAAAAAATCTGTAAAAAACCAGTTAAAAATTAAAGCTTCAGGTGGCATAAGAGATGTAGAAACTGCTCGAAAGTATATTGAAGTTGGTGTGGATAGAATAGGTGCCTCTTTAGGTGTTTTAATGATGAATGAACCTGAACAAGTTATATCTACTGATCCAACGATTTAA
- a CDS encoding histidine phosphatase family protein: MKSFLVTLLFLCSFSIFSQETSDKAQIEITLNNYIDGFYKGDTLKLKAALKPRLYKFGYWKNKDTGKYEYYDQLTYKNALKMAQNTKEKGRIRTETKMRSVKVLEISNHIASAKVTGYWGLDYMLLSKDDGKWMIEQVIWEGPFEEDFKKEEKTTTFYLIRHAEKDRSDKTNRNPHLTEAGLKRANNWANVLKEVKFDMVYSTDYNRTKETAAPTAKANNVEVSFYDPRKMNSKEFMETTKGKTILVVGHSNTTPMFTNGLLGEKKYDMIDDNNNANLYIVTVTKDSKTSTVLKVD, from the coding sequence ATGAAATCCTTTCTAGTTACACTCCTCTTCTTATGCTCATTTTCTATTTTTTCCCAAGAAACTTCGGATAAAGCTCAAATTGAAATAACGCTAAATAATTATATAGACGGTTTCTATAAAGGAGATACACTTAAATTGAAAGCTGCTCTAAAACCAAGACTATATAAATTTGGCTATTGGAAAAATAAAGATACTGGGAAGTACGAATATTATGATCAATTGACGTACAAGAACGCCCTGAAAATGGCGCAAAACACTAAAGAGAAAGGTAGAATACGCACTGAAACTAAAATGCGAAGTGTCAAAGTTCTTGAGATAAGTAATCACATAGCCTCTGCAAAAGTCACTGGATATTGGGGATTAGACTATATGTTACTTTCTAAAGACGATGGCAAATGGATGATAGAACAGGTGATTTGGGAAGGGCCTTTTGAAGAAGACTTTAAAAAAGAAGAAAAAACAACTACATTTTACTTAATTAGACATGCAGAAAAAGATCGCTCAGATAAAACGAATAGAAACCCGCATTTAACAGAAGCAGGTTTAAAACGCGCAAATAACTGGGCTAATGTTCTAAAAGAGGTAAAGTTTGATATGGTTTACTCTACTGATTACAATAGAACAAAAGAAACTGCAGCTCCTACTGCAAAAGCAAATAATGTTGAAGTATCATTCTACGATCCTAGAAAAATGAATTCAAAAGAATTTATGGAAACCACTAAGGGCAAAACCATATTAGTTGTTGGTCATAGTAACACTACTCCAATGTTTACAAATGGACTCTTAGGTGAGAAAAAATATGATATGATAGATGATAATAACAATGCAAATCTTTACATTGTTACAGTAACTAAAGACTCTAAAACCTCAACAGTTTTAAAGGTCGATTAA